The following proteins are encoded in a genomic region of Notolabrus celidotus isolate fNotCel1 chromosome 19, fNotCel1.pri, whole genome shotgun sequence:
- the LOC117831665 gene encoding bone morphogenetic protein 1-like isoform X1 has translation MKGAPLFIYLLSACLRFSLAADWELLDNNFTNEGDAIDYKDPCKAAAFWGDIALDEDDLRMFKEVHRGNSAQHADQTNQTDSGNSSTESGSSQRVADRRSLRRLRRAATSRPERVWPEGIIPYVISGNFSGSQRAIFRQAMRHWEKHTCVTFTERTTEESYIVFTYRPCGCCSYVGRRGGGPQAISIGKNCDKFGIVVHELGHVIGFWHEHTRPDRDEHVSIIRDNIQPGQEYNFLKMEPDEVDSLGEVYDFGSIMHYARNTFSRGIFLDTILPRYDVNGVRPPIGQRMRLSEGDIAQARKLYKCARCGDNLQESSGNFSSPGYPNGYSAYAHCVWRISVTPGEKIVLNFTSLDLFRSHLCWYDHVEVRDGFWRKAPLKGRFCGDTLPDAITSTDSQLWVEFRSSSNWVGKGFSAVYEAICGGEVRRDSGQIQSPNYPDDYQSNKVCVWKITVEEGFDVGLSFQSFDIERHDTCAYDYVEVRDGSSESSPLLGRFCGYDKPDDIKSSSNQLWLKFVSDGSVNKAGFAANFFKEMDECSRPDNGHCQQRCLNTLGSYRCACDPGFELAADRRSCETAACGGFITKLNGSLTTPGWPKEYPPNKNCVWQMVAPIQYRITLVFDVFETEGNDVCKYDYVEVRSGLSSDSKLHGKFCGAEKPEVITSQQNNMRIEFKSDNTVSKRGFKAHFFSDIDECSKENGGCQHECVNTFGSYSCQCRSGFMLHDNKHDCKEAGCDHVVNTVSGTISSPNWPDRYPSKKACTWHLSTTPGHRVKLVFNEIDMEAHLECAYDHLEIFDGRDSRAPSLGRFCGTKKPTPVVSSDNKLYLRFFSDNSVQKRGFEASYRAECGGSLKAEVKTKDLYSHAQFGDNNYPSGSDCLWVVSAEKGYGVEIIFQVFEIEEEADCGYDYVELYDGADVKSPRLGRFCGSGAPEEVYSAGDAIVLKFHSDDSINKKGFHVRYTSTKFQDTLHTSK, from the exons ATGAAAGGcgcacctttatttatatacctGTTGAGCGCCTGTCTGCGCTTCTCCTTAGCTGCTGATTGGGAGTTATTGGACAACAATTTTACCAACGAAGGTGATGCAATCGACTACAAGGATCCCTGTAAAGCTG CTGCCTTTTGGGGAGATATTGCTCTTGATGAAGATGACCTCCGCATGTTTAAAGAAGTCCACAGAGGCAATAGTGCACAACATGCTGATCAGACCAACCAAACCGACTCAG GTAACAGCTCCACTGAGAGTGGCAGCAGTCAGAGAGTGGCAGACAGGCGGAGTCTTCGTCGTCTGCGTAGAGCAGCCACTTCCAGACCCGAGCGAGTGTGGCCAGAGGGAATCATCCCGTATGTCATCAGTGGGAATTTCAGTG gCAGTCAGCGGGCCATTTTCCGTCAGGCCATGCGTCACTGGGAGAAACACACCTGTGTAACATTCACTGAGAGGACGACTGAAGAAAGCTACATTGTGTTCACCTACCGACCCTGTGG GTGTTGCTCTTACGTGGGCAGGAGAGGCGGAGGACCTCAGGCCATATCTATAGGAAAGAACTGTGATAAGTTTGGCATTGTGGTCCATGAACTCGGCCACGTGATCGGCTTCTGGCATGAACACACACGCCCGGACCGTGATGAACACGTGAGCATCATCAGAGACAACATTCAGCCAG GACAGGAGTATAACTTCCTGAAGATGGAGCCAGACGAGGTGGACTCACTCGGGGAGGTGTACGACTTTGGAAGCATCATGCATTATGCAAGGAATACTTTTTCCAG AGGCATCTTCTTAGACACCATCCTGCCCCGTTATGACGTGAATGGAGTCAGGCCGCCTATTGGACAGAGGATGCGGCTCAGCGAAGGGGACATTGCACAAGCCCGCAAACTCTACAAGTGTGCAA GGTGTGGGGACAACCTGCAGGAGAGTTCAGGGAACTTCTCATCTCCTGGATATCCCAACGGATACTCGGCGTACGCTCACTGTGTGTGGAGGATCTCTGTGACTCCAGGAGAGAAG ATTGTGTTGAACTTCACATCCTTAGACCTCTTCAGGAGTCACTTATGTTGGTACGACCATGTGGAGGTTCGAGATGGGTTCTGGAGAAAAGCTCCATTAAAAG GTCGCTTTTGTGGAGACACACTTCCAGATGCGATCACCTCGACTGACAGTCAGCTGTGGGTCGAGTTCAGAAGCAGCAGTAACTGGGTGGGCAAAGGCTTTTCAGCCGTCTATGAAG CAATATGTGGGGGCGAGGTGAGGCGGGACAGTGGCCAGATCCAGTCCCCCAATTATCCTGATGACTACCAGTCCAACAAAGTGTGCGTTTGGAAAATCACAGTGGAAGAGGGTTTCGATGTCGGCCTCTCCTTTCAATCGTTTGAT ATTGAGAGACATGACACCTGTGCTTACGACTACGTTGAAGTGAGAGATGGCAGTTCAGAGAGCAGCCCTCTCCTCGGACGTTTCTGTGGCTACGACAAACCTGATGACATCAAAAGCAGCTCCAACCAGCTCTGGCTGAAGTTTGTATCAGATGGATCTGTCAACAAAGCTGGGTTTGCTGCCAACTTTTTCAAAG aaATGGATGAATGCTCGAGGCCGGACAACGGTCACTGTCAGCAGCGCTGCCTGAACACGCTGGGAAGCTACAGATGTGCCTGTGACCCTGGATTTGAGCTGGCTGCTGACAGACGCAGCTGTGAGA cagctgcCTGTGGTGGGTTTATCACTAAGCTGAACGGGTCCCTCACCACCCCAGGGTGGCCCAAAGAATATCCTCCaaacaaaaactgtgtgtgGCAGATGGTGGCACCTATTCAGTACCGCATCACTCtggtgtttgatgtgtttgagacTGAAGGAAATGAT GTGTGTAAATATGATTACGTGGAGGTGCGCAGTGGGTTAAGCTCAGACTCAAAGCTTCATGGGAAGTTTTGTGGAGCAGAAAAACCCGAGGTCATCACCTCCCAACAGAACAACATGAGGATTGAGTTCAAGTCTGACAACACCGTCTCCAAGAGGGGCTTCAAGGCTCACTTCTTCTCCG ATATCGATGAGTGCTCCAAAGAAAACGGAGGCTGCCAGCATGAATGTGTGAACACCTTTGGGAGCTACAGCTGTCAGTGCCGCAGTGGCTTCATGCTGCACGATAACAAACATGACTGCAAGGAAG ctgGCTGTGATCATGTTGTAAACACTGTGTCAGGCACGATAAGCAGCCCGAACTGGCCTGATAGATATCCCAGCAAGAAGGCCTGCACCTGGCACCTGTCCACCACCCCGGGCCATCGTGTCAAACTG GTTTTCAATGAGATCGACATGGAAGCTCACCTGGAGTGTGCCTATGATCACCTGGAGATATTTGATGGACGAGACTCTCGTGCCCCTAGTCTGGGACGCTTCTGTGGCACCAAAAAGCCCACTCCTGTCGTCTCCAGTGACAACAAACTGTACCTGCGTTTTTTCTCAGACAACTCGGTGCAGAAGAGGGGTTTTGAGGCCTCTTacagagcag AATGCGGAGGAAGCCTGAAAGCCGAGGTCAAGACAAAAGATCTCTACTCTCACGCCCAGTTCGGAGATAACAACTACCCCAGTGGCTCCGACTGCCTGTGGGTGGTCTCTGCTGAGAAGGGGTACGGGGTGGAGATCATCTTCCAAGTGTTTGAGATCGAGGAGGAGGCAGACTGCGGGTACGATTATGTGGAGCTGTATGACGGCGCTGACGTCAAGTCTCCAAGGCTGGGACGATTTTGTGGATCTGGG gCACCAGAGGAGGTCTACTCTGCAGGGGACGCCATCGTTTTGAAGTTCCACTCAGACGACAGCATCAATAAAAAAGGCTTTCACGTGCGCTACACAAGCACAAAGTTTCAGGACACGTTACACACAAGCAAGTGA
- the LOC117831665 gene encoding bone morphogenetic protein 1-like isoform X2: MKGAPLFIYLLSACLRFSLAADWELLDNNFTNEGDAIDYKDPCKAAAFWGDIALDEDDLRMFKEVHRGNSAQHADQTNQTDSGNSSTESGSSQRVADRRSLRRLRRAATSRPERVWPEGIIPYVISGNFSGSQRAIFRQAMRHWEKHTCVTFTERTTEESYIVFTYRPCGCCSYVGRRGGGPQAISIGKNCDKFGIVVHELGHVIGFWHEHTRPDRDEHVSIIRDNIQPGQEYNFLKMEPDEVDSLGEVYDFGSIMHYARNTFSRGIFLDTILPRYDVNGVRPPIGQRMRLSEGDIAQARKLYKCARCGDNLQESSGNFSSPGYPNGYSAYAHCVWRISVTPGEKIVLNFTSLDLFRSHLCWYDHVEVRDGFWRKAPLKGRFCGDTLPDAITSTDSQLWVEFRSSSNWVGKGFSAVYEAICGGEVRRDSGQIQSPNYPDDYQSNKVCVWKITVEEGFDVGLSFQSFDIERHDTCAYDYVEVRDGSSESSPLLGRFCGYDKPDDIKSSSNQLWLKFVSDGSVNKAGFAANFFKEMDECSRPDNGHCQQRCLNTLGSYRCACDPGFELAADRRSCETACGGFITKLNGSLTTPGWPKEYPPNKNCVWQMVAPIQYRITLVFDVFETEGNDVCKYDYVEVRSGLSSDSKLHGKFCGAEKPEVITSQQNNMRIEFKSDNTVSKRGFKAHFFSDIDECSKENGGCQHECVNTFGSYSCQCRSGFMLHDNKHDCKEAGCDHVVNTVSGTISSPNWPDRYPSKKACTWHLSTTPGHRVKLVFNEIDMEAHLECAYDHLEIFDGRDSRAPSLGRFCGTKKPTPVVSSDNKLYLRFFSDNSVQKRGFEASYRAECGGSLKAEVKTKDLYSHAQFGDNNYPSGSDCLWVVSAEKGYGVEIIFQVFEIEEEADCGYDYVELYDGADVKSPRLGRFCGSGAPEEVYSAGDAIVLKFHSDDSINKKGFHVRYTSTKFQDTLHTSK, from the exons ATGAAAGGcgcacctttatttatatacctGTTGAGCGCCTGTCTGCGCTTCTCCTTAGCTGCTGATTGGGAGTTATTGGACAACAATTTTACCAACGAAGGTGATGCAATCGACTACAAGGATCCCTGTAAAGCTG CTGCCTTTTGGGGAGATATTGCTCTTGATGAAGATGACCTCCGCATGTTTAAAGAAGTCCACAGAGGCAATAGTGCACAACATGCTGATCAGACCAACCAAACCGACTCAG GTAACAGCTCCACTGAGAGTGGCAGCAGTCAGAGAGTGGCAGACAGGCGGAGTCTTCGTCGTCTGCGTAGAGCAGCCACTTCCAGACCCGAGCGAGTGTGGCCAGAGGGAATCATCCCGTATGTCATCAGTGGGAATTTCAGTG gCAGTCAGCGGGCCATTTTCCGTCAGGCCATGCGTCACTGGGAGAAACACACCTGTGTAACATTCACTGAGAGGACGACTGAAGAAAGCTACATTGTGTTCACCTACCGACCCTGTGG GTGTTGCTCTTACGTGGGCAGGAGAGGCGGAGGACCTCAGGCCATATCTATAGGAAAGAACTGTGATAAGTTTGGCATTGTGGTCCATGAACTCGGCCACGTGATCGGCTTCTGGCATGAACACACACGCCCGGACCGTGATGAACACGTGAGCATCATCAGAGACAACATTCAGCCAG GACAGGAGTATAACTTCCTGAAGATGGAGCCAGACGAGGTGGACTCACTCGGGGAGGTGTACGACTTTGGAAGCATCATGCATTATGCAAGGAATACTTTTTCCAG AGGCATCTTCTTAGACACCATCCTGCCCCGTTATGACGTGAATGGAGTCAGGCCGCCTATTGGACAGAGGATGCGGCTCAGCGAAGGGGACATTGCACAAGCCCGCAAACTCTACAAGTGTGCAA GGTGTGGGGACAACCTGCAGGAGAGTTCAGGGAACTTCTCATCTCCTGGATATCCCAACGGATACTCGGCGTACGCTCACTGTGTGTGGAGGATCTCTGTGACTCCAGGAGAGAAG ATTGTGTTGAACTTCACATCCTTAGACCTCTTCAGGAGTCACTTATGTTGGTACGACCATGTGGAGGTTCGAGATGGGTTCTGGAGAAAAGCTCCATTAAAAG GTCGCTTTTGTGGAGACACACTTCCAGATGCGATCACCTCGACTGACAGTCAGCTGTGGGTCGAGTTCAGAAGCAGCAGTAACTGGGTGGGCAAAGGCTTTTCAGCCGTCTATGAAG CAATATGTGGGGGCGAGGTGAGGCGGGACAGTGGCCAGATCCAGTCCCCCAATTATCCTGATGACTACCAGTCCAACAAAGTGTGCGTTTGGAAAATCACAGTGGAAGAGGGTTTCGATGTCGGCCTCTCCTTTCAATCGTTTGAT ATTGAGAGACATGACACCTGTGCTTACGACTACGTTGAAGTGAGAGATGGCAGTTCAGAGAGCAGCCCTCTCCTCGGACGTTTCTGTGGCTACGACAAACCTGATGACATCAAAAGCAGCTCCAACCAGCTCTGGCTGAAGTTTGTATCAGATGGATCTGTCAACAAAGCTGGGTTTGCTGCCAACTTTTTCAAAG aaATGGATGAATGCTCGAGGCCGGACAACGGTCACTGTCAGCAGCGCTGCCTGAACACGCTGGGAAGCTACAGATGTGCCTGTGACCCTGGATTTGAGCTGGCTGCTGACAGACGCAGCTGTGAGA ctgcCTGTGGTGGGTTTATCACTAAGCTGAACGGGTCCCTCACCACCCCAGGGTGGCCCAAAGAATATCCTCCaaacaaaaactgtgtgtgGCAGATGGTGGCACCTATTCAGTACCGCATCACTCtggtgtttgatgtgtttgagacTGAAGGAAATGAT GTGTGTAAATATGATTACGTGGAGGTGCGCAGTGGGTTAAGCTCAGACTCAAAGCTTCATGGGAAGTTTTGTGGAGCAGAAAAACCCGAGGTCATCACCTCCCAACAGAACAACATGAGGATTGAGTTCAAGTCTGACAACACCGTCTCCAAGAGGGGCTTCAAGGCTCACTTCTTCTCCG ATATCGATGAGTGCTCCAAAGAAAACGGAGGCTGCCAGCATGAATGTGTGAACACCTTTGGGAGCTACAGCTGTCAGTGCCGCAGTGGCTTCATGCTGCACGATAACAAACATGACTGCAAGGAAG ctgGCTGTGATCATGTTGTAAACACTGTGTCAGGCACGATAAGCAGCCCGAACTGGCCTGATAGATATCCCAGCAAGAAGGCCTGCACCTGGCACCTGTCCACCACCCCGGGCCATCGTGTCAAACTG GTTTTCAATGAGATCGACATGGAAGCTCACCTGGAGTGTGCCTATGATCACCTGGAGATATTTGATGGACGAGACTCTCGTGCCCCTAGTCTGGGACGCTTCTGTGGCACCAAAAAGCCCACTCCTGTCGTCTCCAGTGACAACAAACTGTACCTGCGTTTTTTCTCAGACAACTCGGTGCAGAAGAGGGGTTTTGAGGCCTCTTacagagcag AATGCGGAGGAAGCCTGAAAGCCGAGGTCAAGACAAAAGATCTCTACTCTCACGCCCAGTTCGGAGATAACAACTACCCCAGTGGCTCCGACTGCCTGTGGGTGGTCTCTGCTGAGAAGGGGTACGGGGTGGAGATCATCTTCCAAGTGTTTGAGATCGAGGAGGAGGCAGACTGCGGGTACGATTATGTGGAGCTGTATGACGGCGCTGACGTCAAGTCTCCAAGGCTGGGACGATTTTGTGGATCTGGG gCACCAGAGGAGGTCTACTCTGCAGGGGACGCCATCGTTTTGAAGTTCCACTCAGACGACAGCATCAATAAAAAAGGCTTTCACGTGCGCTACACAAGCACAAAGTTTCAGGACACGTTACACACAAGCAAGTGA
- the LOC117831665 gene encoding bone morphogenetic protein 1-like isoform X3, with amino-acid sequence MFKEVHRGNSAQHADQTNQTDSGNSSTESGSSQRVADRRSLRRLRRAATSRPERVWPEGIIPYVISGNFSGSQRAIFRQAMRHWEKHTCVTFTERTTEESYIVFTYRPCGCCSYVGRRGGGPQAISIGKNCDKFGIVVHELGHVIGFWHEHTRPDRDEHVSIIRDNIQPGQEYNFLKMEPDEVDSLGEVYDFGSIMHYARNTFSRGIFLDTILPRYDVNGVRPPIGQRMRLSEGDIAQARKLYKCARCGDNLQESSGNFSSPGYPNGYSAYAHCVWRISVTPGEKIVLNFTSLDLFRSHLCWYDHVEVRDGFWRKAPLKGRFCGDTLPDAITSTDSQLWVEFRSSSNWVGKGFSAVYEAICGGEVRRDSGQIQSPNYPDDYQSNKVCVWKITVEEGFDVGLSFQSFDIERHDTCAYDYVEVRDGSSESSPLLGRFCGYDKPDDIKSSSNQLWLKFVSDGSVNKAGFAANFFKEMDECSRPDNGHCQQRCLNTLGSYRCACDPGFELAADRRSCETAACGGFITKLNGSLTTPGWPKEYPPNKNCVWQMVAPIQYRITLVFDVFETEGNDVCKYDYVEVRSGLSSDSKLHGKFCGAEKPEVITSQQNNMRIEFKSDNTVSKRGFKAHFFSDIDECSKENGGCQHECVNTFGSYSCQCRSGFMLHDNKHDCKEAGCDHVVNTVSGTISSPNWPDRYPSKKACTWHLSTTPGHRVKLVFNEIDMEAHLECAYDHLEIFDGRDSRAPSLGRFCGTKKPTPVVSSDNKLYLRFFSDNSVQKRGFEASYRAECGGSLKAEVKTKDLYSHAQFGDNNYPSGSDCLWVVSAEKGYGVEIIFQVFEIEEEADCGYDYVELYDGADVKSPRLGRFCGSGAPEEVYSAGDAIVLKFHSDDSINKKGFHVRYTSTKFQDTLHTSK; translated from the exons ATGTTTAAAGAAGTCCACAGAGGCAATAGTGCACAACATGCTGATCAGACCAACCAAACCGACTCAG GTAACAGCTCCACTGAGAGTGGCAGCAGTCAGAGAGTGGCAGACAGGCGGAGTCTTCGTCGTCTGCGTAGAGCAGCCACTTCCAGACCCGAGCGAGTGTGGCCAGAGGGAATCATCCCGTATGTCATCAGTGGGAATTTCAGTG gCAGTCAGCGGGCCATTTTCCGTCAGGCCATGCGTCACTGGGAGAAACACACCTGTGTAACATTCACTGAGAGGACGACTGAAGAAAGCTACATTGTGTTCACCTACCGACCCTGTGG GTGTTGCTCTTACGTGGGCAGGAGAGGCGGAGGACCTCAGGCCATATCTATAGGAAAGAACTGTGATAAGTTTGGCATTGTGGTCCATGAACTCGGCCACGTGATCGGCTTCTGGCATGAACACACACGCCCGGACCGTGATGAACACGTGAGCATCATCAGAGACAACATTCAGCCAG GACAGGAGTATAACTTCCTGAAGATGGAGCCAGACGAGGTGGACTCACTCGGGGAGGTGTACGACTTTGGAAGCATCATGCATTATGCAAGGAATACTTTTTCCAG AGGCATCTTCTTAGACACCATCCTGCCCCGTTATGACGTGAATGGAGTCAGGCCGCCTATTGGACAGAGGATGCGGCTCAGCGAAGGGGACATTGCACAAGCCCGCAAACTCTACAAGTGTGCAA GGTGTGGGGACAACCTGCAGGAGAGTTCAGGGAACTTCTCATCTCCTGGATATCCCAACGGATACTCGGCGTACGCTCACTGTGTGTGGAGGATCTCTGTGACTCCAGGAGAGAAG ATTGTGTTGAACTTCACATCCTTAGACCTCTTCAGGAGTCACTTATGTTGGTACGACCATGTGGAGGTTCGAGATGGGTTCTGGAGAAAAGCTCCATTAAAAG GTCGCTTTTGTGGAGACACACTTCCAGATGCGATCACCTCGACTGACAGTCAGCTGTGGGTCGAGTTCAGAAGCAGCAGTAACTGGGTGGGCAAAGGCTTTTCAGCCGTCTATGAAG CAATATGTGGGGGCGAGGTGAGGCGGGACAGTGGCCAGATCCAGTCCCCCAATTATCCTGATGACTACCAGTCCAACAAAGTGTGCGTTTGGAAAATCACAGTGGAAGAGGGTTTCGATGTCGGCCTCTCCTTTCAATCGTTTGAT ATTGAGAGACATGACACCTGTGCTTACGACTACGTTGAAGTGAGAGATGGCAGTTCAGAGAGCAGCCCTCTCCTCGGACGTTTCTGTGGCTACGACAAACCTGATGACATCAAAAGCAGCTCCAACCAGCTCTGGCTGAAGTTTGTATCAGATGGATCTGTCAACAAAGCTGGGTTTGCTGCCAACTTTTTCAAAG aaATGGATGAATGCTCGAGGCCGGACAACGGTCACTGTCAGCAGCGCTGCCTGAACACGCTGGGAAGCTACAGATGTGCCTGTGACCCTGGATTTGAGCTGGCTGCTGACAGACGCAGCTGTGAGA cagctgcCTGTGGTGGGTTTATCACTAAGCTGAACGGGTCCCTCACCACCCCAGGGTGGCCCAAAGAATATCCTCCaaacaaaaactgtgtgtgGCAGATGGTGGCACCTATTCAGTACCGCATCACTCtggtgtttgatgtgtttgagacTGAAGGAAATGAT GTGTGTAAATATGATTACGTGGAGGTGCGCAGTGGGTTAAGCTCAGACTCAAAGCTTCATGGGAAGTTTTGTGGAGCAGAAAAACCCGAGGTCATCACCTCCCAACAGAACAACATGAGGATTGAGTTCAAGTCTGACAACACCGTCTCCAAGAGGGGCTTCAAGGCTCACTTCTTCTCCG ATATCGATGAGTGCTCCAAAGAAAACGGAGGCTGCCAGCATGAATGTGTGAACACCTTTGGGAGCTACAGCTGTCAGTGCCGCAGTGGCTTCATGCTGCACGATAACAAACATGACTGCAAGGAAG ctgGCTGTGATCATGTTGTAAACACTGTGTCAGGCACGATAAGCAGCCCGAACTGGCCTGATAGATATCCCAGCAAGAAGGCCTGCACCTGGCACCTGTCCACCACCCCGGGCCATCGTGTCAAACTG GTTTTCAATGAGATCGACATGGAAGCTCACCTGGAGTGTGCCTATGATCACCTGGAGATATTTGATGGACGAGACTCTCGTGCCCCTAGTCTGGGACGCTTCTGTGGCACCAAAAAGCCCACTCCTGTCGTCTCCAGTGACAACAAACTGTACCTGCGTTTTTTCTCAGACAACTCGGTGCAGAAGAGGGGTTTTGAGGCCTCTTacagagcag AATGCGGAGGAAGCCTGAAAGCCGAGGTCAAGACAAAAGATCTCTACTCTCACGCCCAGTTCGGAGATAACAACTACCCCAGTGGCTCCGACTGCCTGTGGGTGGTCTCTGCTGAGAAGGGGTACGGGGTGGAGATCATCTTCCAAGTGTTTGAGATCGAGGAGGAGGCAGACTGCGGGTACGATTATGTGGAGCTGTATGACGGCGCTGACGTCAAGTCTCCAAGGCTGGGACGATTTTGTGGATCTGGG gCACCAGAGGAGGTCTACTCTGCAGGGGACGCCATCGTTTTGAAGTTCCACTCAGACGACAGCATCAATAAAAAAGGCTTTCACGTGCGCTACACAAGCACAAAGTTTCAGGACACGTTACACACAAGCAAGTGA
- the trim69 gene encoding E3 ubiquitin-protein ligase TRIM69, translating to MSKNQKEVKKIQTAYLQNLEKLNQGLKPEKKSWKSKEGEFAVQTAMEKLRQPPIAGKVTKSSAHRISRDLTCSICLDLFKQPVSLPCDHTFCQGCIVGYWTGPRGPGQGGTGSCPQCRKVYPGQSYRPNRIVANIVESYCQGLEESGTAVCPPDVGVPERVPAPVPRCSRHREELKLYCEEDQELVCLVCGLSQEHRNHTMVCVQEAELKYRASLNSSMDSLKGELNTALQCDREAEEEVKKLKEHTADLKQRIEAQFSDLHQFLYQEEKLLQVKLKTEERRELIRLDEHKALLCVEISRLQRAVHEIEDKLKEQDAFSLLRSIKVLLQRPSLKFEKPTFTPPSLCEGRFAGPLQYRVWKSMKGSIYPVPAAITFNSSTANPWLSLTSSLTCVRYQTFNHTVQDNPYRFNAALSLLGSQGFTHGRHYWEIEVYSSTVWTVGVARESVPRKGVIKALPANGFWTLSLSYGIQYMAGTSPPTVLSLEEPLARIGVYLDYKRGLVSFYNAQCMTHLYTFRETFNETLYPYFNLGFLDKVHENEPLKVFLPKI from the exons ATGAGCAAGAAtcagaaagaagtgaagaaaatCCAGACAGCCTATCTGCAGAACTTGGAGAAACTGAACCAGGGGCTAAAGCCGGAGAAGAAAAGTTGGAAATCAAAGGAGGGAGAGTTTGCTGTGCAGACAGCGATGGAAAAGCTGAGGCAGCCTCCCATAGCTGGAAAAGTCACCAAAAGCTCAGCTCACAGAATCAGCAGAGATCTGACCTGCTCCATCTGCCTGGATCTTTTTAAACAACCAGTGTCTTTGCCCTGCGATCACACCTTCTGCCAGGGCTGCATTGTGGGGTACTGGACAGGTCCCAGGGGCCCCGGGCAGGGGGGCACAGGATCTTGCCCTCAGTGCAGGAAGGTGTACCCTGGACAGAGCTACAGGCCGAACCGTATTGTGGCAAACATCGTGGAGAGCTACTGTCAGGGTTTGGAGGAGAGCGGGACAGCAGTCTGCCCGCCAGATGTGGGGGTGCCAGAGAGGGTCCCTGCTCCGGTCCCCCgctgcagcagacacagagaggagctgaagctGTACTGTGAGGAGGACCAGGAGCTGGTGTGTCTGGTGTGTGGTCTCTCACAGGAGCACAGGAATCACACAatggtgtgtgtgcaggaggccGAACTGAAGTACAGA GCGTCTCTCAACAGCTCAATGGATTCCCTTAAAGGTGAATTGAACACAGCGCTGCAGTGTGACAGGGAAGCTGAGGAGGAAGTCAAAAAGCTCAAG GAGCACACAGCTGACCTGAAGCAACGCATCGAGGCCCAGTTCAGCGACCTGCACCAGTTCCTGTACCAGGAGGAGAAGCTGCTGCAGGTGAAGCTGAAGACGGAGGAGCGCAGGGAGCTGATTCGCCTGGATGAGCACAAAGCCCTGCTGTGCGTAGAGATCTCTCGTCTGCAGAGAGCCGTGCACGAGATCGAGGACAAGCTGAAGGAGCAGGACGCCTTCTCTCTGCTGCGG AGCATCAAAGTCCTGCTCCAGAG GCCTTCGCTGAAGTTTGAGAAACCTACGTTTACACCTCCAAGTCTGTGTGAAGGTCGGTTCGCAGGGCCTCTGCAGTACCGAGTGTGGAAATCCATGAAAGGAAGCATTTACCCAG TTCCAGCTGCCATCACGTTTAACTCCAGCACGGCCAACCCGTGGCTCAGCCtcacctcctccctcacctGTGTCCGTTACCAAACCTTTAACCACACCGTGCAGGACAACCCCTACAGATTCAACGCAGCCCTGTCCCTCCTCGGAAGCCAGGGCTTCACCCATGGGCGCCACTACTGGGAGATCGAAGTCTACAGCAGCACCGTCTGGACCGTTGGTGTGGCCCGGGAGTCCGTGCCCAGAAAGGGAGTAATCAAAGCTCTACCAGCAAACGGCTTCtggactctctccctctcttatgGGATACAGTACATGGCTGGCACTTCGCCTCCAACAGTGCTGTCCCTGGAGGAGCCGCTGGCCCGGATTGGAGTGTATCTGGATTACAAGAGGGGCCTGGTGTCCTTCTACAACGCACAGTGCATGACACACCTGTACACCTTCAGGGAGACCTTCAATGAGACACTGTACCCATACTTCAACCTGGGCTTCCTGGATAAAGTGCATGAGAATGAGCCCCTCAAAGTTTTCCTGcctaagatttaa